GAGATGAAAATTAAACTTAGTGGAAAACAAAAGTTTTGCAATTCAAATCATTTCAGTGTCTTGCAAGACTCAttactctctgcttctctctccattttCTGACTTCACTTCCAAACTATCTCcacctctcttttcctttcaagcGTGcgcctcaccccccccccccccccccagcatctGACAATTCTTGACAAGTCCCTCTGGACCATCTGGTCTTCCAAATCAAAATCTTTAGTCTGACTCTACCCGCATGGTCCAATCTCTCCACTTCAACTTCACCCAAAGAGCCAGACAAAAGGTGGACAGCTCTTATTTGTGCTATGTTCTACAGTTGGCAAAGTGCAAGGGCAATTTCTGGGTATACAAGGTAAAGGAAGGTGGGGCCATTAGTTAATTCTTGCCACAAATACTTCCTCGTGCCAGGCTCTAGGATAGCCAGGCACAGGGGATAGAGGAATCCATTGGGAAACCTCTCTTCCTTGGCCTTCCAGGGAAATTGTTTGCATATCAGGTTGTCAAATCACTGTTTACCTATGATGAAACGGTCAGTGTTTCAGCTTTGTGAAAAGAGGACAAGCATTATCTTTTTTGATAATGATAAAGGCAGAGAAAGATTTTTGGTTAGTCAAGGGAAGACATGTACACTTCTTGCTCTTGAGAGGTGAGCATTTATAGTCTCCTTGCACTGGGATCATTCCAGTGCAGGAATAAAGGCTTTCAGCCTGAATACCCACTGAGCATAGTTTAAAGAGTCAAGACTATAAACACTAACTCCAAGTCTGAGGACTTTTGTGTAGGTTCCTGACCACACCCTTTGACGTGGGCATGCCTGCCTGCGGTGACAAGCTCAACAGCACACGGGTGTggtggggtagggaggaggagagggaatggGGAGGACGGGATTCGAACCCGCACTCCGTAAGGCGGAGTCCTAGACTGGACGTTccaaggaggtgggggtggggaatccAGCCCTGAAGACTGCCCACCCGGCGCCTCGAGCCCCCACCCCCGCGGCAGCTCGGGCTCCCCCCGCGGTCCTGGGTCACAAAGGCGGTTGCCAGGCGCCCGGTGGAGAAAAGATGCGGCCCGGAAACAGCGGCTGCCACTCTGGAGCGTCCGGCCCGCGGAGTTCAGCAGGTGAGCCCCCGGCCCGGATGGTGGGACCGGGCCCGGGCTCCCACCGCCATCTCCGCCTCAGCCAGAGCCATCTGGCCCCCACCCCTGGCTAGGGACCCCCCCGGGGACAAGCCCCTTCTCCCCGCTGGGAGGGGGAGCCTCCCCACTGCGGGCAACTCCAGCCTCTCTGGATCAGGATCGCAGTTCACAATTCAGGAGACCTCAGCGCATTTGGACCATTACTTCCCCTTTCCCAGGTGGGGAAATGGAGGGACCTGGTTCCTTGGAACGGGAGGAGTTTATGAAGGGGAAGACTTTTTGGCCAGAGTACAAGATGTTGAACAGATCTCCAAGGTTCAACCCCTCTTGGAATGGATGACAGTGATTTCCGGGTGGTGGGAATGGAGGGGTGAGTCGTCTGGATATAAACCTTGGTGGAAGTGGCTTAAAGATCTGGGGTCAGAAGCCCTCTCTCATCCCACGTTGGTTCTGTCCACTACTTAAGGCGGGACCTTTGATAAAAAGCCTTTTACCTCTGGCCCTATTTTCTCTTACGAGGGGAATCAGGTAAAGGATCCTGGGGTTAAATAATCTTTTCGGTTACTATACTGAGGAGTTAACACCCTCCACTTTGCCATGGCGTTGTGTGCCGGAGCAACCTTCATCTTGGATGTATTCCCTCAGGGTGATACCAAGCATCAGAAGACTTTCATAGCTTTTTGTAATAGATAACCATCCCTTCAGTGTCAATTTCTCATTATAAAGCAGTCCAGATATTTGAACACAATATGGGAAGGAGTGTACAAagatagggagagaaagaaatcaacaaaatctcCTTTACACTGTCAAGGATAGGTCTTCTGGTTTGAAATGTCaccaactcttttttaaaaatgaactttactGTGGTGAAGTCTCCACAAACTATGGTGGAGTCAACTTTTCACAGCATTTCCTGGGCAATTCTGGATGGGATGGGATCAGATCTGCTGCTGTTACCTTTtgtgggagaaaagagaaggggcagagaaataCACTTGGctggaaagaaaagggaattgcTATGCCCCTTAACATAATaggtaggtgctcaagaaatgttagcTTCTGAATTCAGTAAAACCTTTTAGATATTGgcacttttaaaatagaatgatGGAAAACACAAATTCTACTTGAATAAATTTTTAGTTAACATCTTCCCagtcctttgctttttcttcaaaGCAGGGGAGGAAAAATCCAAGATCTTAACCACTGGGTCTCCCACAAGAAaccgaaaacaaaacaaagcgcacctagaagaatcagaaaaatctttaaaaatttttaaacactgTCCTTTggaaactctttttttccttctagccTGGTATAATTCCTCTGAGGTGGTATATATAAGTAGCTCAGGGCTCTGAGAGAGCTGTCCTCCTGTATTAGAAAACAGGTTTTTAGGGCCAAGAGGATATTGTCTTcatatttaataacaaaaaacCTAGGTTCCTTAAAAGGGACAGCTTATAAGAAGTTCTCAAACTGTGAGTGCATCAGAATCCCCCAGAGGGTTTatttaaatgcagattctgatcctTTAGTGTGAGGTAGGGCCCAACAATGTGCATTTCCACATTCCCAGATGATGCTGAAGCTACTAGTGCTAGGattacactttgagaaccactggcataAAGTACAGGGAATTAGAGTCCAAATATTTGGTAAGACACGGCTTTTCTGAGCTTCTAACCACAAATAATGTCTCATCATGAAGAGCAGCTTTTGCCACCTTAGAGGTGTAGATTCGGTCTTTCACAGTTACTGACACAAAATATGTCCTAATAGTGAACTAGGATATTCCACTTTGGACAAatccatttcctcacctgtaaaatacaTCAAAACCTACATTCAGAGGCTTGAGATAAGATTTAATAAAGTTTTAGTACACATGGCAGTTGCCACATTCAATACTTGTTACCATCCACTATTGCTCTTTATAGAATTCCCAGTATTCCTTAACATCTATTGGAATCTGTCTTTGAGGACTACAGAGTAAGTTAAAGTcaataatgaaacaaataaatgtgaatttaaacAGCTGTGCCCTCACCAAAACCATGCTAGGGAAATTCCATGTTCTGATTCCTCTTCTTTAGGACTGTCAATGGCAGGATACCAGCTCTGGTCACCATGGACCCCACTGGACGAGAGCTTCCAATGGCTGCGGCACACAACACCTACACCTTCTTCAAAGCATCCCTTTAGGGCTTCCCCCTGTTTCCCACATACCCCTTCTGACCTTGAAGTGCAGCTGTGTTTTCAAGAGGTCACTCTAGTCTTAGACAGCCCATTTCTGGAGCCTGGGATGAGTCCCAAGTTACCCTGCCACACATCAGAGCTCCGAACCATAAACAACAAGAAAGGGCTGGTCAGGAAGCCCCAGCCTGTCCGCCTCAGTGGAGTGGATTCTGTGTTTGGCAGGGTCATCACAGCTCAGCCACCGAAATGGACTGGGACCTTCAGAGTTTCAGACAAATCAGCCTTTTGCAAAATCATCAGCCGGGAGAACCAGTGGCCCACTGGACTTAAGGAACCTCAGATTCAGATGACAGTGACCATGTGTAAACAGATGCTGCGCTCTATCCTTTTACTGTATGCAACGTACAAGAAGTGCACCTTTGCCTTGCAACACTCCAAGTAAAGGATCCCCATGTGATTCCGTTTCTTATAACACATCCTATGCTGTGTGCCTGAAGCTTACAGAAACCTGTTCATGTAAAGGAAACTGACATCACCTGAGCCATCTTGCTTTTCTGTCAAGCACTGACGATTCAGGAACCCCTTTCCTCCCCAAAGGCCAGTGACAGAGCAAAGGAGAGCATTTCCATTGTAAAGATGAACAACATTTAAAAGAGAGTCAAACTAGTGTTGACATGTACATGTGAGAAAGAACCATTAAACCGTATAAACCAATGAGCCTAGTGTGAACTCACTTAAACATCTAAGACCAAAATGAGTTGGGAAAATGGGTatcaaggaaggaaataatggctTTCCATGTACATGAGAATGAGGGGGTCAAAAATCTATAGACGActcaagcattaaaaaaaaaaaaaaaaaaatctccccccatcaaatcaacaacaaaaatctttttttttttttctttttaacaacaaaaatcttaATCAACCCCATCCTAATGCCACTGCAGAGTGCAAAAGTGGGTAGTAATATCAGCAAATATTAAGGAATATTTATAACCTGGCAAGAAAGAACTTAGAAGCAACAATGAAACTGGGCTTTCAACACATGAGAACTTGGAAGCTCAATGAAACTTAGCTTTCAACACATGACagctcttcatttcattttagctGGTGTActactattttatttcaaataaactaaTTCTGTAGCATTGTTATAATGAGTCTATAGGTATAACTCAGAATaatgtggaaataaaataaatatgtatacaaaGTCAATATGAGTTTGATGGTACCTTTTCCCTCTTTATCCTGTATCTACATGATGaccaaaagttttttaaaaagcagccagAACTTTCCTTTTGACTTTCTTTGGGCATTGACCAGAAATTCGTCACTCTTCCAAAAATATCACAAAGATCTTCTCAACTCACATAGAGATGGCTCTTAGAATAGGAAACATGATTTTAATTGGTAGAACTGATGTGTTGGCACcagtttccattttctctctgcaTAAACTCCAATTGAATTCCTTGTAATCCTTGATTTATGAAGGAAATTCAGAAAGAGGAATGAGGTGGTTAAGGCAGaacttaaaacaatttatttgtaAAACTGTTACAATCCTAAATTTCTGAGTTTCAAAACTAGCTCCCAAAGCCCAGAATTGTGACTCTTCACAGCACAACAGTCCATGTTTGCCCAGACTGCTAGGTAATGCTACAGTGGAACCCTGAGCTAGGGTCTTGATGATATTAGATAACCTATGAAATATACAATTAAGTTGGTTCAGTAAAGCCCACCCTCCTAATGACAAAACAAGATGCTTCCAGTAAGGAAGGCAGATAGCAGATTTCAAATCCTGAACACAAAATGGGAAGAGGCTagcagagatggggaggggacATCAGTCTCTCTGTGGTCTAATCGGAGTCTTCACTCTCATCACTATCTTGCTCCTTTTCTCCATCACTTACTTCATCATTTTCAGCATCCTAAGGGGCAAAAGGATAATTAGATATTTTAGGTCATCTGGGTGACCCCATCAAATTATAATACTGCTCCCACAGGATTTATAACTGTACTGTATCATTGTTAAAACCAATGATAGGCATTAAACCGttcatttaaaaacagaattgggcagccctggtggctcagcggtttagcgccgccttcagcccagggtgtgatcctggagacctgggatcgagtcccacgtcgggctccctgcatggagcctgcttctccctctgcctcattctctctctctctctgtgtatctctaataaataaataaaatcttaaaaaaaaaaaacggaattGAAACTCACCCATTTTTCTTGTATCATGACCATGAGGGAGGCCAGTGTCATACTGACCTACAACATTCTGCAACTGGACCAAATTCacatgatttttataaataacccatggggatccctgggtggcgcagcggtttggcgcctgcctttggcccagggagtgattctggagacccaggatcgaatcccacatcgggctcccggtgcatggagcctgcttctccctctgcctatgtctctgcctctctctctctctctctctctctgtgactatcataaaaaaaaaaaaaaaaaaaaaaacccatggtcTTTCATCTCTACTGCATGTGTTTGACACAGAATTAAGCAGGTATTCAATACAGAAtgaaatatttgctaaattaagAATTCTGGTGTATCTCAATAGGAATTCAGCATACAATTCGTTGGTATGCAACTCTAATCTGGAAGGTTTCCTTAGCTGAAAGTACCAAACTAACAGGATATCGTCtgcttcaaaaaatttttatgagAACAAGGCAGAAGTatactatttaaataataaaagtttttttttttagaaatatgttttttttttatttttttttatttatgatagtcacacagagagagagagagagagagagagagagaggcagagacacaggcagagggagaaacaggctccatgcaccgggagcccgatgtgggattcgatcccgggtctccaggatcgcgccctgggccaaaggcaggcgccaaaccgctgcgccacccagggatcccataaaagtTTTTTCATGCTAAATTATCTCTCTGCATTAGCCTCGAATTGCATCATAGAGAGACTTCATAACAGGGGCTCTGAAATCTGAGCTTCTTGGTGTCCAAAACCCACCTGAATTGTAAGAACACTTtataaacatacacatttttcttCAGCTTTCTTTAAAGTCCTGAAAGTATATGTGGTAGCCCAGAAAAGAATAAGGACCCCTGCTCTTACTATAGTCCTTAGTAACTGAAGCTTTTGATTCTGTGCTTTAGCTTTCACCAACTgcattcatatttctattttatatattcaagcaacataattaaatgttttaactCATTCTTCTCGGCATTCAGAGAACACTTGACCTCTTCTCCCCTCTCAAATGGTTTCagatatgaatttttaaaaaattttatttatttattcaggagagacacagagaagagaggcagagagataggcagagggagaagcaggctccctgaagggagcccaatgtaagactcgatcccagaaccccgagatcatgccctgagccaaaggcagatgctcaacaattgagccacccaggtgcccttcagatATGAATTTAATATGAATAATGAAAGGGAATTCTTAACTCTATAACATGCCACAACTTGAGATACTCTTCTGGCCCCCACAGAGTttatataaaaacatgtttttcttgAGAGAATAGAGATGGGCATAGAGGTCTTTGATTATAAACATAAGCAATGGgaggggtccctggatggctcaggtggaAGAGCATGCAAattgatctctgggtcgtgagttcgagccccatgttggttgtggagattactaaaataaataaactttaaaaaaaaaaaaaagcataagtaGCAAAAGTTCTGTGCTTtctactgactcagaataattaacaaaatgaaacagtCGACTACACACTCCGGGGCCTTATGCAGAAATACCTCTGTTGTTTTGCTCTTGGAGACCTGAGATGCGGTATCATCCTCACTCTCCTCGGCTGCACTTTCCTGGGAGTTCTGGGATATAATCTCTTCACCCTACATGTGAATGGGCCAAGACAAATGGTGGGTTATAATGACTTATTTAGGGTCTCAAGGTGAGAAAGGCTTAGCTTATAGGCAATAGAAAAGATGACATTCTAGCCATTCAAGCATGGTCAAACATGGAGACCAACCTGTGATCTAGCATCTAGAGAAGTGGTCATCAACCCTAGGTTTCTAAGATATGTGTGGCTCTAATATGTAGTTTTACAAAAAGCCCATTGTTGTATTCTAATATCATACTACATTTTACAAGGCCAGGATATTGGTGACTCTTTCAGTAAATGTTGAATATGGTTTTGAAATTTCACAAATACCTTAAAGTGTATTACCACCAACACACCAACTACAAATGACCATGTAGAGACTGAAAGACAGTACATAAAGTGGTTTAAGAACATCAGCTTTGCATCATTTCTGTTTGGATTCAAACCCTGGCACTTATTGCTGAATGACTTTAGGTAAGTTAACCTCTCTAAGCTTTATTTTTCCATGGAAACAACAGTATTGTTTTATTATAGTATTTTGTTTAATAGTATTGTAGAAGTTTTAGTATCTCATAAAGCAAATGTGAAAAAAGAAACTCTCTGGAGTGCTATTCTTTTCATATACAAGATTATAAACTCCTCAGGTATTGTAAACAAGAAGGACTTGGACCCTATATGAAAATTTCTAGAACTCAAAGCAGTACTATAAGCAATACAAGATTTTGGCCAGATAGTTGAAAGACcttagaaatgtttatttgttaaaatgaggcagagaacAATTTCAGGAATAAGACAGAGTGCTTTAGAAAAAgacccaaaataattttttaaaaagtttgtccatataaataaatgttattatgaaTCTACCCTCAGTACTTACAGAAGCCCACTCTGGCTAGGAGAGAGGTTTTATTGATCTGGCTCTTCTATCTCTGAGGCCTTGTTATTAGTGGCATATTTTGGTGCCTTTGCTGGCTAAGGGGTGGAACCCCTGACTTAAGGCCATAAGCAATGTGTCCTAATTTTAAGAGCTAAATAGCCACAGCCTGAAAAGAAAAGCAGTCTTATTGGGAGAAAAGGCTTAGTTGACCTCCTTGATATATCTTCTGATGCTTTCACAAAGAGTGGGAGTAGACTCTCTTGGGCAGGGCCCTAGGCTTACCTGCAAGTCCCGATTTTTGAGGTTGCCCAGCCAGAAAGCCTCTCTGCAATTATTGAAGATAAGCATGGCTTTCACTCTGCAAACTAAAAGCTCCAGGGTCTTTTTAAGCAAAGGCACATGTTTGGTGAGTTTCGTGTCCTGGTGAATCTAGATGGAAACAAATACACCCAACTCATCTGGATTTATTATCATGCTTTCATAGTCCTATACAGAAACTTTTGAATTCTCGATGTCTTGAACACTGAATAAGAGCATAAATCCTCCAAGTATAGGCCAGAGACATGTTCCATTAAACAGTAGCTTGGCAGAGTACTCTGAAGAGAATGGCAGCTCTTCTTCAAGCTAAAAGAGCCTAGAAGACATGCCACCAACACCTTAAGTTCTTCTTCATAATCTCTTATTGACCAATTATCAATAAATTGATCTAAAGTGTTCTTGAACATGTATTATGCTAATATTAAACAACAGAGTACCCCTCTTTAGCCAGGTGTCCTTAAAACTCCACTGTTCAGCAGCTTCTGAAGTTAGGACCAGCAGAGGAAGCAATAGGAACTGAAGAAGAATTTGGTTTGTCCATGACTACAGAGCTCTATGGCTCTGTGCTTCTTCAGACAAAAAGTGACAATGGTTCAACTATAGGAAAAATACCCTAATGGTAAAATGTTCTCACAAGAGACAGATGTGTTCCTTGACAAGTAAGTAGTACAGCTGAAAAGCTCTGAAGATGGCTGCTTTTAGAACCACCTCTTGTCTCTAGCAGAGAATTGTCACTTACATAATATTCCTCCCACCCAGAGTACTTTATAGCAGCAACACATCCACCAACATTCTATCTCTCTCACTAAAGAGAAGCTTCTAAAGGAAAGAGTGCTATGGAGTTTGAGTCAAACTTCAGATGCAGAAACTCTTATCTACATGACTGCCCAATTTCAACTAGCAACTAGGGATCTGACCGCTATGAATTAAACTGCCTTTGGACAGACACAGTTTCAAAAATAGACTCAAGAAggctaaaaaaggaagaaggaactgGAGCCTGTGGATCTCCCAATCACACTGCAGATTAAGCCAACAGACAGCCTGATACCATGATGTGACTTGCTTTCCTTCTTACCTTGGAATGCCCACACAGGTGATGAAGCAGCCTTGTATTCAATTGGAAGGTTTCCAGTAAGCTCAGAACATCTTCCTACAACGAACACAATAATAAATGCCATATTAAATGCTCCCCTTTCATTTTAGATGCAACCAAGGGCTGCAAAGAGGATAAACTACACAGGTTCCAGTTGTGTGTTGGTCATCTCAATTTGGCCCTTGAAGCCAGAGCTAACTAGCTgtcctcccctttctctttctaggTTATGAGGAACCAACCAAATACTATGAGAGTGTCTTGCAAGCTTGCTAAATATGTGTAACAAATCATTATCTTTGTTACTATCCTTATTTCACTACTATAACCCTGGATCTCACTTGGCCAAATAAAACCTCTCAAGACTACCCattacaggggtgcctgtgtggctcagtctgacttcggctcaggtcatgatctcagagtgctgagatcgagccccgcaccaggctccccactcagcgggaagtctgcttgtctctctccctctccccctgccttttccccctgctcatactttctgtctctctctcaaatgaataaaatcttaaaaaaaaaaaaaaaaaaaaatgaaaaaaaaaagtctgcatgttaaaaaaaaaaaaaagactatccatTACAACAGCAAAGAGTTTATGACACaaatgagattattattattcctgAGGGTAGATCTAGATAAGTGCAAAGGAATAAGCAAATGACACACTGATACATGAGTCCTGGGAGTGCAGTAACACAATAAAATCAAGCTAAAAGGAGTAACCACCCTCAAATCTAGAGTAGAAGTAAAAAGGTGGATTTAATCAGAGTGGGTTTGAAGTTTAGCCTACTTTGGAATATTCAGTCCAATATGGAATCTCTGGTGATAAACTGAAGCAGACCAAAGGAGCCCAAGTAGAACTGTGGCCCAGAACCTGGGTAAAGGAACTATCCCCATTCCCAGTCCAGGAGCCACCATGCACGTATCTTCTGAGTAACTGTATGGAACACATCTTTCTTCTGTGCTCTCAGTTCTTACCCGGTGTTTTCTAAAACTGAAGTCTAGGAGCGGCATACACTGCTTCAGAAATGCTTCCACAAAGAGGCGCCCGTActgaagaagagaagagacacatGGTGATGACCTCTCTTGAGGTCTTCCACGTGAAGGGCCCCTGCCTGAGGTAGCATAGCATCACCTAGCCCaggggttttattttcttatttttaaaaaataaactgggaagAGTCCAAAAGGTTAATTTGGAGCATGTAAGTTTAATGCAAAAACTAAATGGGCCTGCTAACTAAGCCTCAGAGTTAGGCAAACTTATCTATCCTAGACACAGCCAATAGGCAGAGGCCTTGCCCAGTGTAAGACTGAAGGCATATAAAACAGAGGGGGATCTCAGCTGCCTAAGAACCACTTactctcaaaaggaaaaaattgtgTAGGGCTGAGGAAGCACATAACCATCTGCCAAATTTACCAATCAGATAAATCACTCACCCATCTCCCGCCCTGGGTCCAGGGCAGagtaaagaggaagagaggatctTGGGAATAACAAGAATATTGTGCCATCCACTTCGAAGAAACCATAAGGAGCAGGGAAGACATATTTTCCTCATAACATTTCCTAGCTCCTAACCCATCATTAAATCTAGGGCTAATCTGGGCTCTCCCCTTGGGAGAGGAGTTCAgagtggcatagttggttaagtgtccaactattgatttcagctcaggtcatgaactcaggatcatgagatcaagccctgtgttgggctctatgctggctgtggagcctgcttaagatctctCTTCCTATCCATCTGCCCTTATGCCCTGAGAGAggcatgcgctctctctcaaataaattttaaaaaataaataaataaataaataaataaataaataaataaataaataaaataaaataaaataaaataaaatgaggaatcacccaccattccctcctccctgttGCCTGGGAAGGAATGGCAAGGAGTGACTATTGCTCCTGAAGTCAGCAATCCTGAAGCCACTCCTCTAGTTCTAAGACTCAGACCAAAAGTTTTCAAACTTATAGGAAAATTAGCTTCTCCAGTAATCCAATTAGTGTGGGAAAAAGTATCCACTGTCTTTTCTAAACTACCACCTGTTAGGACAGATTCTGAAAACTCTGGCTTGTGGGCAAAGTATTAAACAACTCTTTTCAACTGAGGCCTCTAGAGAGATCCACAGGAAGAATAAATACTAACAAGGGCCAGGTCAATCACTCACCTTCAAACATACATGCAGAACAGGACGACTATCAAACACCTGGAGACACAAAAGACAAGAAACCACAGCTGAGGTCTGCTCCTCTGAGCACCCCAGCCTCTTCCCCATCAGGTCTGCTCCTCTGAGCACCCCCAGCCTCTTCCTCATTGTGTAAAGCACAGCTCTGGATGTTGTAGAGAATTCTAAAATGAAGACGGCATGTCAACAGTTACATTAATTATGAAACAGAATAGTCATCTCCATTACTGACAGGAACAGGGAAGCAAAGATTAAGAAATTGattctagggcagcctggatggctcagtggtttagcgcctccttcagcccagggtgtgaccctggagacccaggatcaagtcccacgtcgggctccctgcctggagcctgcttctccctctgcctgtgtctctgcctctctctctctgtgtgtctctcatgaatgaataaataaataaatattttaaaaataaaaaaagcgttaaaagaaagaaattgattcTAACTCAGGATATTAAGAAGATGGCATTGTATAAGTCCAAATCTTGATGTGAAGCCTTAAGAAAGGTGGATGAGAGGTGGAAAGGAGAGAATGACATTCAGAGCTGGGAGAATAGGTTAGCAAAATCATGGAGTGGGTGAGAACACAGAGTGTGTCTGAGggataaagaagacattcagGGTTGGAAGAAGGTGACAGTGAGAGTGTCCTCAGGCCACAGAGGATCCAAGACAAGGTGAGAGCTATTAAATAGTACTGTAGCAcagacagggaaggaggaagaaagagaaaggaaaagacattGCCAATGGTGAAAAGAAGGGATTATTCAGGATGGGTAGGGAGGGACAAGGGAAGAAGACAGGTGATAACAGATCCCCAAGGAAGGGTGGGGAAACAGCGAGAGTCCATTTTGGAAGCCAggacccttctttttttttttttttcttccaggaccCTTCTTGATTTCAGTTTCGGTAGTTAACTAATGAGGTGGGTCAAGGAGCCTGCACACTCACCTTTATGAGGTTGATGAGGATACTGAAGTCTCGAACAGCCATGTTCCAGTAGAGGAGCTTTTCTTCATGAATCTGGAGGCAAAGAAATATACAGGCACTTTGGAACCAGCCAAGTACTTCTCTTACTGTATTTCCACTAATCCATGGGTTTTGGATTACACAGCTATTCAGAGATTAATTTAAGCCAATTATTCTCTCAA
The nucleotide sequence above comes from Canis aureus isolate CA01 chromosome 19, VMU_Caureus_v.1.0, whole genome shotgun sequence. Encoded proteins:
- the FANCD2OS gene encoding FANCD2 opposite strand protein isoform X1, with the protein product MRPGNSGCHSGASGPRSSAGLSMAGYQLWSPWTPLDESFQWLRHTTPTPSSKHPFRASPCFPHTPSDLEVQLCFQEVTLVLDSPFLEPGMSPKLPCHTSELRTINNKKGLVRKPQPVRLSGVDSVFGRVITAQPPKWTGTFRVSDKSAFCKIISRENQWPTGLKEPQIQMTVTMCKQMLRSILLLYATYKKCTFALQHSK
- the FANCD2OS gene encoding FANCD2 opposite strand protein isoform X2, which encodes MTVISGWWEWRGLSMAGYQLWSPWTPLDESFQWLRHTTPTPSSKHPFRASPCFPHTPSDLEVQLCFQEVTLVLDSPFLEPGMSPKLPCHTSELRTINNKKGLVRKPQPVRLSGVDSVFGRVITAQPPKWTGTFRVSDKSAFCKIISRENQWPTGLKEPQIQMTVTMCKQMLRSILLLYATYKKCTFALQHSK
- the FANCD2OS gene encoding FANCD2 opposite strand protein isoform X3, with translation MAGYQLWSPWTPLDESFQWLRHTTPTPSSKHPFRASPCFPHTPSDLEVQLCFQEVTLVLDSPFLEPGMSPKLPCHTSELRTINNKKGLVRKPQPVRLSGVDSVFGRVITAQPPKWTGTFRVSDKSAFCKIISRENQWPTGLKEPQIQMTVTMCKQMLRSILLLYATYKKCTFALQHSK